A single Streptomyces sp. 2114.4 DNA region contains:
- a CDS encoding questin oxidase family protein, producing the protein METITGTLDEALLRLHASGPEFRGFLSNHGPMAVEAMVRNGRARTVHRWLDAYTAKLEDVPSARTRITPANWRAALGDPSRVTDWTAYFTDQITERPWRELLAVWWPRLLPGIAGAATHPVIRVGHAVRTLLTDGADAARLAEFAHALGYWAARHLPLPAAVHPAGSATPAEALAALPRIADQGVTPVDGYAQLPGTPAWLSTVESLHVPTDPEAVRAALTGLVRAATLNYADYGHGNGIMLVHAATAPNAVLRTLPALPRDLWASSFAVAWAATSAITAIYAAETPRPAPDAAASVAPEEVFERAVAHGNEHAIKFADTALDVAAISEDGDTRALSAALNALTLIDEDE; encoded by the coding sequence ATGGAGACGATCACCGGCACACTTGACGAAGCCCTGCTGCGCCTGCACGCATCCGGCCCCGAGTTCCGGGGCTTTCTGAGCAATCACGGACCGATGGCCGTGGAAGCCATGGTCCGCAACGGCCGGGCCCGCACCGTCCACCGCTGGCTCGACGCCTACACGGCCAAACTGGAGGACGTACCGAGCGCTCGCACCCGTATCACCCCCGCCAACTGGCGTGCGGCGCTGGGCGATCCGAGCCGGGTCACCGACTGGACCGCCTACTTCACCGACCAGATCACCGAGCGGCCCTGGCGCGAGCTCCTCGCCGTATGGTGGCCGCGCCTGCTGCCCGGCATCGCCGGCGCCGCCACCCACCCGGTGATCCGTGTGGGCCATGCCGTACGCACCCTGCTGACCGACGGTGCGGACGCGGCGCGGCTCGCGGAGTTCGCCCATGCCCTGGGCTACTGGGCCGCCCGCCATCTGCCCCTGCCCGCCGCCGTACACCCCGCGGGCAGCGCCACCCCGGCCGAAGCGCTGGCCGCCCTCCCGCGGATCGCCGACCAGGGCGTGACGCCGGTGGACGGCTACGCCCAGCTCCCCGGAACTCCGGCGTGGTTGAGCACCGTCGAGTCTCTGCACGTCCCCACGGACCCCGAGGCCGTACGCGCGGCCCTGACCGGCCTCGTGCGCGCCGCCACCCTCAACTACGCGGACTACGGCCACGGGAACGGCATCATGCTGGTGCACGCCGCCACCGCACCGAACGCGGTGCTGCGCACCCTCCCCGCGCTCCCCCGAGACCTCTGGGCGAGCTCGTTCGCGGTGGCCTGGGCGGCAACCTCGGCGATCACCGCGATCTACGCCGCCGAGACCCCGCGCCCGGCCCCGGATGCCGCCGCCTCGGTCGCGCCCGAAGAGGTCTTCGAGCGGGCGGTCGCCCATGGCAACGAACATGCGATCAAGTTCGCCGACACCGCTCTGGACGTGGCCGCGATCTCCGAGGACGGCGATACCCGCGCCCTGTCGGCAGCCTTGAACGCCCTCACGCTGATCGACGAGGACGAGTGA
- a CDS encoding class III extradiol ring-cleavage dioxygenase, whose translation MPTLYLSHGAPPLADDPWWPGQLAAWSAQLPRPRAVLIVSAHWEEVPLALGATTTVPLVYDFWGFPEHYYQVRYPAPGAPQLAERIRKTLRTAGMPVVDIPDRGLDHGAYVPLVEMFPDADVPVLQISLPSLDPRRLHAIGRKLAPLREEGVLIIGSGFFTHNLAALRHDGGGPPAWSAEFDDWGRRALDAQDLDALFDFAHKAPAGRLAHPRTEHFAPLFVTLGAADAHAQLDRGRSVIDGFWMGLAKRSVQFG comes from the coding sequence ATGCCGACTCTTTATCTCAGTCACGGTGCGCCGCCGCTCGCCGACGACCCGTGGTGGCCGGGCCAGCTCGCCGCCTGGTCCGCGCAGCTGCCGCGTCCCCGGGCCGTGCTGATCGTCTCCGCGCACTGGGAGGAGGTGCCGCTCGCGCTCGGCGCCACCACGACCGTGCCGCTGGTCTACGACTTCTGGGGCTTCCCCGAGCACTACTACCAGGTGCGCTACCCGGCCCCCGGGGCACCGCAGTTGGCCGAGCGCATACGCAAGACACTGCGGACGGCGGGCATGCCCGTGGTGGACATCCCCGACCGGGGGCTCGACCACGGCGCGTATGTGCCGCTCGTGGAGATGTTCCCGGACGCCGACGTCCCCGTGCTCCAGATCTCCCTGCCCTCCCTCGATCCGCGTCGGCTCCATGCGATCGGGCGCAAGCTCGCACCGTTGCGCGAGGAGGGCGTGCTGATCATCGGCAGTGGCTTCTTCACGCACAATCTGGCCGCGCTGCGGCACGACGGCGGCGGTCCGCCGGCGTGGTCGGCGGAGTTCGACGACTGGGGGCGCCGGGCCCTGGACGCCCAGGACCTCGACGCGCTCTTCGACTTCGCGCACAAGGCGCCGGCCGGCCGGCTGGCCCATCCCCGCACCGAGCACTTCGCCCCGCTGTTCGTGACCCTGGGCGCCGCGGATGCCCATGCCCAACTGGACCGTGGGCGCAGTGTGATCGACGGGTTCTGGATGGGGCTGGCGAAGCGGTCGGTGCAGTTCGGGTGA